One genomic region from Bos indicus isolate NIAB-ARS_2022 breed Sahiwal x Tharparkar chromosome 17, NIAB-ARS_B.indTharparkar_mat_pri_1.0, whole genome shotgun sequence encodes:
- the FOXN4 gene encoding forkhead box protein N4 isoform X1, which yields MAVLFSACLFPKEMIESDISSMMSGIIRNSGQNHHPSPQEYRLLAATCDDDLPGDLQSLSWLTAVDVPRLQQMASGRVDLGGPSAPHTHPGALARAADLHVAATPGHLLQGPPGMAPQGVLGLSPLTNHGASVSATMWVGEQGRCPTGLGSPSTLRLLLSRPQQMNQFAVGGQPSSSLQNPPQLYSAASQPQFPLPSGVQQCAPVGLYGSAFGARPPYPQPRMAVHSSQELHPKHYPKPIYSYSCLIAMALKNSKTGSLPVSEIYSFMKEHFPYFKTAPDGWKNSVRHNLSLNKCFEKVENKMSGSSRKGCLWALNLARIDKMEEEMHKWKRKDLAAIHRSMANPEELDKLISDRPESCRRPGKPGEPEAPALTHATTVAMAHSCLAVSQLPPQPLMTLSLQSVPLHHQVQPQAHLAPDSPAPAQTPPLHALPDLSPSPLPHPAMGRAPVDFINISTDMNTEVDALDPSIMDFALQGNLWEEIKDEGFSLDTLGAFGDSPLGCELGASGLTPVSGGSDQSFPDLQVTGLYAAYSTPDSVATSATTSSSQYLGAPGNKPIALL from the exons ATGgcagttttgttttctgcttgtcTTTTTCCCAAGGAGATGATAGAAAGTGACATATCATCCATGATGTCAGGAATTATTCGAAACTCAGGGCAAAATCACCACCCCTCTCCACAGGAATACAG GCTCCTGGCCGCCACCTGCGATGATGACCTTCCCGGGGACCTGCAGTCGCTGTCGTGGCTCACAGCCGTGGATGTGCCGAGGCTGCAGCAGATGGCGAGTGGCCGTGTGGACCTGGGCGGCCCCAGTGCGCCACACACGCACCCAG GTGCCTTGGCCAGGGCGGCTGACCTGCATGTGGCAGCCACCCCAGGCCACCTGCTCCAAGGCCCACCTGGCATGGCCCCCCAAGGCGTGCTGGGTCTGAGTCCCCTGACCAACCACGGAGCCAGTGTAAGTGCCACCATGTGGGTCGGGGAGCAAGGGAGGTGTCCCACAGGGCTGGGGTCGCCCTCGACCCTTCGTCTCCTTCTCTCCCGGCCCCAGCAAATGAACCAGTTCGCTGTGGGGGGCCAGCCCTCGTCCAGCCTACAGAACCCACCACAGCTGTACTCTGCCGCCTCGCAACCTCAGTTCCCGCTACCCTCAGGTGTCCAGCAG TGCGCTCCTGTGGGCCTGTATGGCTCCGCGTTTGGGGCACGGCCTCCCTACCCCCAGCCCCGCATGGCTGTGCATTCATCCCAGGAACTGCACCCCAAACACTATCCCAAGCCCATCTATTCCTACAG CTGTCTGATCGCCATGGCCCTGAAGAACAGCAAGACAGGAAGCCTGCCTGTGAGCGAGATCTATAGCTTCATGAAGGAACACTTCCCCTACTTCAAG ACAGCTCCTGACGGCTGGAAGAACTCTGTGCGGCACAACCTGTCGCTGAACAAGTGCTTTGAGAAGGTGGAGAACAAGATGAGCGGCTCCTCACGCAAGGGATGCCTGTGGGCCCTGAACCTGGCCCGCATCGacaagatggaggaggagatgcACAAGTGGAAGCGGAAGGACCTGGCTGCCATCCACCGGAGCATGGCCAACCCCG AGGAGCTGGACAAGCTGATCTCGGACCGGCCGGAAAGCTGCCGACGCCCTGGCAAGCCAGGGGAGCCTGAGGCCCCGGCGCTGACCCACGCCACCACAGTGGCCATGGCCCACAGCTGCCTGGCCGtctcccagctcccaccccagCCGCTGATGACCCTGTCCCTGCAGTCGGTCCCCTTGCACCACCAGGTACAGCCCCAGGCACATCTGGCCCCGGACTCTCCTGCCCCAGCCCAGACCCCACCTCTGCACGCCCTGccggatctgagccccagccccctccctcaccCTGCCATGGGAAGGGCGCCCGTGGACTTCATCAACATCAGCACCGACATGAACACCGAGGTGGATGCCCTGGACCCCAGCATCATGGACTTCGCTCTGCAGG GGAACCTCTGGGAGGAGATCAAGGATGAAGGCTTCAGCCTGGACACGCTGGGGGCCTTCGGAGACTCCCCGCTCGGCTGTGAGCTGGGGGCCTCGGGCCTGACCCCCGTCTCTGGTGGCAGCGACCAGTCCTTCCCAGACCTTCAGGTGACCGGTCTCTACGCTGCCTACTCGACCCCGGACAGTGTGGCCACGTcagccaccacctcctcctctcagTACCTGGGCGCCCCAGGGAACAAGCCAATAGCCCTGCTTTGA
- the FOXN4 gene encoding forkhead box protein N4 isoform X2 has protein sequence MAVLFSACLFPKEMIESDISSMMSGIIRNSGQNHHPSPQEYRLLAATCDDDLPGDLQSLSWLTAVDVPRLQQMASGRVDLGGPSAPHTHPGALARAADLHVAATPGHLLQGPPGMAPQGVLGLSPLTNHGASQMNQFAVGGQPSSSLQNPPQLYSAASQPQFPLPSGVQQCAPVGLYGSAFGARPPYPQPRMAVHSSQELHPKHYPKPIYSYSCLIAMALKNSKTGSLPVSEIYSFMKEHFPYFKTAPDGWKNSVRHNLSLNKCFEKVENKMSGSSRKGCLWALNLARIDKMEEEMHKWKRKDLAAIHRSMANPEELDKLISDRPESCRRPGKPGEPEAPALTHATTVAMAHSCLAVSQLPPQPLMTLSLQSVPLHHQVQPQAHLAPDSPAPAQTPPLHALPDLSPSPLPHPAMGRAPVDFINISTDMNTEVDALDPSIMDFALQGNLWEEIKDEGFSLDTLGAFGDSPLGCELGASGLTPVSGGSDQSFPDLQVTGLYAAYSTPDSVATSATTSSSQYLGAPGNKPIALL, from the exons ATGgcagttttgttttctgcttgtcTTTTTCCCAAGGAGATGATAGAAAGTGACATATCATCCATGATGTCAGGAATTATTCGAAACTCAGGGCAAAATCACCACCCCTCTCCACAGGAATACAG GCTCCTGGCCGCCACCTGCGATGATGACCTTCCCGGGGACCTGCAGTCGCTGTCGTGGCTCACAGCCGTGGATGTGCCGAGGCTGCAGCAGATGGCGAGTGGCCGTGTGGACCTGGGCGGCCCCAGTGCGCCACACACGCACCCAG GTGCCTTGGCCAGGGCGGCTGACCTGCATGTGGCAGCCACCCCAGGCCACCTGCTCCAAGGCCCACCTGGCATGGCCCCCCAAGGCGTGCTGGGTCTGAGTCCCCTGACCAACCACGGAGCCAGT CAAATGAACCAGTTCGCTGTGGGGGGCCAGCCCTCGTCCAGCCTACAGAACCCACCACAGCTGTACTCTGCCGCCTCGCAACCTCAGTTCCCGCTACCCTCAGGTGTCCAGCAG TGCGCTCCTGTGGGCCTGTATGGCTCCGCGTTTGGGGCACGGCCTCCCTACCCCCAGCCCCGCATGGCTGTGCATTCATCCCAGGAACTGCACCCCAAACACTATCCCAAGCCCATCTATTCCTACAG CTGTCTGATCGCCATGGCCCTGAAGAACAGCAAGACAGGAAGCCTGCCTGTGAGCGAGATCTATAGCTTCATGAAGGAACACTTCCCCTACTTCAAG ACAGCTCCTGACGGCTGGAAGAACTCTGTGCGGCACAACCTGTCGCTGAACAAGTGCTTTGAGAAGGTGGAGAACAAGATGAGCGGCTCCTCACGCAAGGGATGCCTGTGGGCCCTGAACCTGGCCCGCATCGacaagatggaggaggagatgcACAAGTGGAAGCGGAAGGACCTGGCTGCCATCCACCGGAGCATGGCCAACCCCG AGGAGCTGGACAAGCTGATCTCGGACCGGCCGGAAAGCTGCCGACGCCCTGGCAAGCCAGGGGAGCCTGAGGCCCCGGCGCTGACCCACGCCACCACAGTGGCCATGGCCCACAGCTGCCTGGCCGtctcccagctcccaccccagCCGCTGATGACCCTGTCCCTGCAGTCGGTCCCCTTGCACCACCAGGTACAGCCCCAGGCACATCTGGCCCCGGACTCTCCTGCCCCAGCCCAGACCCCACCTCTGCACGCCCTGccggatctgagccccagccccctccctcaccCTGCCATGGGAAGGGCGCCCGTGGACTTCATCAACATCAGCACCGACATGAACACCGAGGTGGATGCCCTGGACCCCAGCATCATGGACTTCGCTCTGCAGG GGAACCTCTGGGAGGAGATCAAGGATGAAGGCTTCAGCCTGGACACGCTGGGGGCCTTCGGAGACTCCCCGCTCGGCTGTGAGCTGGGGGCCTCGGGCCTGACCCCCGTCTCTGGTGGCAGCGACCAGTCCTTCCCAGACCTTCAGGTGACCGGTCTCTACGCTGCCTACTCGACCCCGGACAGTGTGGCCACGTcagccaccacctcctcctctcagTACCTGGGCGCCCCAGGGAACAAGCCAATAGCCCTGCTTTGA